The DNA sequence TGTTCTCCAGCGCCTTGGACAGCTTGCTGCTGTTGACGCTGAGCGAGCCGTCGCGCTGCACCTCCAGCCCCAGGCTGGACAGGTTCGGGAACATCGCCGACGCACCGCTGTCCTGGCGCAGCAGCGTGCGCAGCTGGTTCTGCAGCGTCAGCGTGGCACGGTCCCCCTGCAGGGTCCCCGCCGTCTTGGAACCTTCGTCATACTTGGTCTGGGCCGCGATGTAGCTGTTGATGTCGTTGTAGGCTCTGACGAAGCCGTCGATCGCCTTGCGGATCGATTCGGTATCCAGCGCCACCTTCACCTGCACCGGGCTGCTGGTGACCTGGGTCAGCGTCAGGGTCAGGCCCTCGACCACGTTGCTCAGCTGGTTCGAAGCCGACTCGATGGCCAGCCCGTTGATGGTGGCCAGGGCGTTCAGCGGCGCCTGGGTCTGCGTCATGCCGCCCGGCACCTGCGGATCGTAGGCCAGCGCCTGCAGGCCGGGGTCGCCCGTGGCCTCGATGGTCACGGCATTGGCGACGCCGGTCTCGGTCGCGGTGAACACCAGGCGGGCGCCGGCCGCGTCCCGCACGATGGACGCGCTGACACCGGCATGGGCCGCGTTGACCTTGTCGCGGATGTCGGCCAGCGTCCCGGCGCCGTCGATCTGCACCTCGATGAACGAGCCGTCGCCCTTGGTGAACCTGAGCGTGCCGGTGCCGATCACCGACGAGGTGTCGGCATAGGCCTGGGAGGCCAGCGACTGCGCCTGCGCGAGCTGCTGGACCTGGATGCTATAGGAGCCGGCAGTCGCCGAGGTGGACGAGGTCACGCCCACCGCGGCATCGCTGCTGGTCGTGGTCGTGCCGCGCCACAGGCTGAGGTTGGTCAGCTGCGCGGCCGCGTCCCTGAGGTTGGAGGTGTAGCTCTGCAGCAGCCCGAACGACGACAGCTGGGTCGACAGCTTGGACGCCTGCGACTTCAGCTGCACGATGGGCTGCCGCTCGAGCGCCACCAGCTGCTCGACGATGCTGGTGACGTCCAGTCCGCTGCCGAGACCGGGAGAAGAGATTGCCATGCGCGCTCCTGGGCAGGTCTTGCTGTGAAGCCTTCCGGGGCCTTATCGGCCGCCTGCCGGAAAAACTTGAGGCGGGACGGCCCCGACGACCGGCGCGCGCGCGCCGACGAGCCTCCCGCCTGTGGAGAATCAGCGCTGCAGCAGCGCCAGCACCTGCTGCGGCAGCTGGTTGGCCTGGGCGACCATCGCGTTGCCGGCCTGCTGCAGGATCTGGGCACGCGACAGCGCCGCGGTCTCGGCCGCGAAGTCGGCGTCCATGATGCGGCTGCGCGCGGCCGACTGGTTCTCCGCCGCCACCTGCAGGTTGGCGATCACGTTCTCGAAGCGGTTCTGGATCGCACCGTACTTGGCGCGCTGGTCGTTGACCACGTCCAGCGCCTTGTCGATCACCTTGATGGCGTTGTCGATTTCTTCACCCACCACCGCGCCGGAAACCGCGGCCGTGTCCGTCCAGCCGCCGATGGCGATGCCGGAGGAGGCGCCGTCCAGGTCGGCGGTGAAGGCGGTGGCCAGGATCGTGGCCGGGTCGGTGGCGGCGAAGGCACCGGTACCGGTGACCGTGGTAGCGATGCCGTTCAGGTTCTGGCCGGTCAGCACGATGTGGTCGGACGCATCGGTGTTGGCGCCCACCTGGTAGACCATCGTCGCCTCGAAGGAGTCCCCGTTCTCGTCGAACAGGCTCTTGCCGTTGAACTTGGACGACTCGATGGTGCGCTTGATCTCGTCCTGCAGCTCCCGGAACTCCTTCTGGAGGTTGGCGCGGTCGCCATCGCTGTTGGTCGCGTTGCGCGACTGCACGGCCAGCTCGCGCATGCGCTGCAGCATGTCGCCGATCTTGCCCAGCGCGCCTTCGGCGGTCTGGGCCAGCGAGATGCCGTCGTTCGCATTGCGAATGGCCACGTTCATGCCGCGGATCTGCGCGTTCATGCGCTCGGCGATGGCCAGGCCCGCCGCATCGTCCTTGGCGCTGTTGACGCGCAGGCCCGACGACAGCCGCTGCATCGCCGTGCTCAGTGCGGTTTGCGACGAGTTCAGGTTGCGCTGGGCGTTCAGCGAAACGATGTTGGTGTTGATGATCTGAGGCATGGTGGCTCTCCTACACGAATCAAATGCTTGACTCCGGCCTGAGAGCCGGCTCTACCTTCACGGTGGACTCATTGTGGAAGTCTTTCCGTGAGCGATAGGCCTCGATAAGCGATCCAAACACCCCCCAATTCCACGCAAAAAAGCCCGGCCAGGGGCCGGGCCAGGGGGTTGCCTCCGGCGGGGACGGAGGCACCTGCCGTTGCGATCAGCGCAGCAGCGCCAGCACCTGCTGAGGCAGCTGGTTGGCCTGCGAGACCATCGCCGTGCCGGCCTGCTGCAGGATCTGGGCTCGCGAGAGGTTGGCCGTCTCGGCGGCGAAGTCCGCGTCCATGATCCGGCTCTTCGAGGCCGCAGCGTTCTCCACGCTCACCTGCAGCGTCGCGATCACCGCGTCGAAGCGGTTCTGCACGGCACCGTACTTGGCACGCTGTTCGTTGACCACGTCCAGCGCCTTGTCGATCACGTCGATCGCGTTGTCGATCTCGTCGCCGGCCGTCGTGGCAGTGTTGCTCCAGCCACCGATCGCGATGCCGGTCGCGCCCGTGCCGGTCGCGTTGGTCGTGAAGGCGGTCGCCAGGATCTCGGCCGCGTCGGTGCTGGCGGCCGCGGCGCTCGCGGTGGTGGCCGTGCCCTTCAGGTTCTGCGCCGTCACCTCGATCTTGTCGTAGTCGTTGGTGTTCGCACCGACCTGGAAGGCCATGGTTGCCTCGAACGTCGAATCGCTCGAGTCGAACAGGCTCTTGCCGTTGAACTTGGACGACTCGATGGTCCGCTGGATTTCAGCTTGAAGTTCTCCAAACTCCTTCTGGAGGTTGGCACGGTCATCGTCGCTGTTGGTGGCGTTGCGCGACTGCACCGCGAGCTCGCGCATGCGCTGCAGCATGTCGCCGATCTTGCCCAGCGCGCCTTCGGCGGTCTGGGCCAGCGAGATGCCGTCGTTGGCGTTGCGGATCGCGACGTTCATGCCGCGCACCTGGGCGTTCATGCGCTCGGCGATCGCGAGACCGGCGGCATCGTCCTTGGCACTGTTGACGCGCAGGCCCGAAGACAGCCGTTGCATGGCGGTGGCCAGCGAGTTCTGGGTCCCCGACAAGCTCCGCTGCGAGTTCATCGAGATGATGTTGGTATTGACAGACAAAGCCATGTTCTAGCTCCTAAAACGTGTATGAACAGCGGCGTTGACCGCCGAATGTTCCTCTGCGAAGCTGTCCTTCAGGAACGTTCCCTCGGACCGATCTCCTGCCCGGGCCTTCCGGCTCCGGCAGCTTCCGGGTCGCAAGCGGCCCGTTGCACTGCATTTCGGCCGGCTGCCGGGGAACTTTAGGGACATCGCGACGTTTTTCGATCGATCGACCCGTTGACAGGCCGGCGGCAACGTCGCGAGCCCTTCGGGCCGTTGCACCCAACTGGCCGGATTCAGGCGCTTTATCGGCCGTTTGGCGGCGCGACTTTTGCCTACAGTGCCCTGCATTGCAGCCATTCCACCCGGAACCTCACCGACATGCGCAATACCGCACACCTGCCTTCGTCGGCCCCCCGCAAGGGCCTCGCCCCGTACCAGCACCGCGGACACGAGTTCCTGCGGCAGAAGCAGTGGAGCCAGGCCGAACGGGAACTGGCGAACGCGGTCCGCTACGGCAGCCGGGAAGCGCTCGACTGGATCGGCCTGTCGATCGCACGCTGGAAGCTCGACGACCTGGACGGCAGCGTGGCTGCCGGTCGCAAGGCGCTGGAGCTGCAGCCGGGCAACACGACCGCCTGCATGGTGCTGACCCAGGCGCTGATCGCCCAGCAGCGCTTCGCCGAGGCCGCACAAGTGTTCGAGGCCCTGCCCGCCGGGGCACCCCGTGACCACGACTTCCACCTCAACTACGGCATCTGCCTGCTACGCACGCAGCGCCCGCAGGAAGCCATCGGCGAGTTCCTGCAGGCGCTGCAGTACCGCATGGACGCCGCGCCCACCCACACCCAGCTCGGCCTGGCGTTCCGTGAACTCAAGCTGTATGAAGAAGCGGTGGAATGCTTCCGCACCGCCGCCGCCCTCGATCCCCACCACGTGGCCGCACGCGCCTTCGTCGCGCACCTGGACCAGTTCGCCTGCCGCTGGACCAGCTTCACGGCCAACCGGGAGGAATACCTGCGCGCGCTGCACGAAGCCGCCCGTCGCTGCACCGGCCAAGGCGCGGAGAGCACCCCGTTCGCGCTGGTGGCGATGCCCCACACCCGCGAGGACTTCCTGGTGGCGGCTCGCCTCGAGTCCCGCCGCCTGGCACGGGGCGTCAAGCCGCTGCCCGCGCGTCCCCTCACCGCGGCGGATGCGCGCCGGCGGCTGCGTATCGGCTACCTGTCATGCGACTTCCACCAGCACGCGACCGCGCTGCTGATCACCGAGATGTTCGAACGCCACGACCGCGATCGCTTCGAGGTGTTCCTCTACTCCCACGGCGTCGACGATGGCTCTCCCGTGCGCGAGCGGCTGCGCCGCGCGGCCGAACACTTCGTCGACGTGGCCCCACTGTCACCGGCGGCGATTGCACGACGCGTCCACGACGACGGCATCGACATCCTCGTCGACCTCAAGGGCCACACCACCGACAACCGCTTCACGACGCTGGCCTACCGGCCCACGCCGGTGCAGGCCTCGTTCCTCGGTTTCCCCGGCACGACGGGTGCCGATTATGTCGACTACTTCATCGGCGACCGCCACGTCACGCCGCTGGCGCATGCGGACGGCTACAGCGAGAAGATCGCGCAGATGCCGCACTGCTACCAGCCGAACGACCGCCAGCGCCCCAAGCCGGTGCCGAGCACGCGCGCCCAGTGGGGCCTGCCGGAACAGGCGTTCCTGTTTGCCTGCTTCAACCAATCGTACAAGATCATCCCCGAGACCTTCGAGGCCTGGATGGACATCCTGCGCGACGTGCCCGGCAGCTGCCTGTGGCTGCTCGATGGCGGCCCGCAGGCCTGTACCAACCTGCGGGCGCAGGCCGAAGCGCGCGGCGTCGATCCGCAAAGGCTGATCTTCGGGGCGCCGGTGACTCCGGCACACCACCTGTCGCGCCTGGTGCATGCCGACCTGATGCTGGACACCTGGCCCTGCAATGCCCACACCACGGCCAGCGACGCGGTGTGGGCCGGCCTGCCGATCGTCACGCTGCCGGGCGAGACCTTCGCCTCGCGCGTGGCCGCAAGCCTGCTCTACACGCTGGACCTGCCCGAGCTGGTCTGCGCCGATGTCGAGGCCTACAAGCGGACCGCCGTGGCGCTGGCGCGCGACCCCGCCCGGCTGGCGCAGCTGCGCAGCCGCCTGGCGCACGGGCGTGACCACGGCCCGCTGTTCGACAGCACGCGCTTTGCCCGCGACATCGAGGCGCTTTACGCGCGGATGTGGGAACGCAGGCTCGCGGGCCTGTCCCCGGACCACCTGCCGGCCGCATGAAGCCGCGGCAAGCCGTGCGACACAGCTTGCCGGAGTTTTCCCTACATGGCCCGGGCAAGAGAGGGACACACGGCACCGAAGCCGTCCGATACCGCCGGGGCGCTGCGCCGCCCAGAATGGGACACAGCAGTCATGACACGGCCGGACCACGCCCCAGGCTCAGGCGTACCGTTCCGGCCGGATGACGGACATCAAAGGGACGTTGTTGGGAAGCAAGGCAGTCTCCTCCTGAGGTGGCACGGTTCCCGTGCCGTTGGCGGGTCGCCCGTGTCCGGGCGGCCCGTTTTTCTTTGCCAGGAGGAAACGATGCGTGGCCCCGGTGCCGGCCGCGCCGCAGGCCTCAGACCTGCATGTTCATGATGTCGGAGTATGCCTGCACCAGGCGGTTGCGCACGTGCAGCGTGGCCTGGAAGCCGATCTGCGCCTTCTGCATCGCGATCATCGTCTCTTCCAGCGAGACGCTGGGGTTGTCCAGCTGCACCTCGCGCTGCAGCTCCGTGGCCTTGTGCTGCGCCTGGCTCACCGACTTGAGCGCCTGGGTCAGCGCCTGCGAGAACCCGACCTGGGTGCCGGACGTCTCGACCCGAGCCGCCGGGCGCTGCTGCGCCGGCAGCACCACGCCGCTGCGGGCGAGCGCCTGCTCGAAGTTGAACGGTTTCAGCCTCACATCCATGACACATCCTCCGGCAGGACACACCTCCCCATGAGGTGAGCGGATCTTAGGGCCGGACCGGACCCGGCAATGCATCGAACTGGGACCGGTTTGCCGCCCTCTTCCAGCCATCTGCGGCGCGCCCGATCCGAATAATCGATCCCAGAAGAAGGACCGCTGGGACTCCCGATGGACAACGCCGTTGCCTTGCAACCCCAACACCTGCCCGCTGCATCGGACGGCCCCGATGCCGTGCAGCCGGGCCTGCTCGGCCGCCTGAACGCGCTGCCCGCCTCGCGCAAGCTTTCGCTCGGCGCCGGCCTGGCCGCGCTGCTGGCCATCGTCGTCGCGATGCTGCTGTGGTCCGCGCGCCCTGAATACAAGGTCCTGTACGCCAACCTGTCGGACAAGGACGGCGGCGCGATCATCGCGCAGCTGTCGCAGATGAACGTGCCGTACCGCCATGCCGACGGCGGCTCGGCCATCCTGGTGCCGGCCGACAAGGTGCACGACGTGCGCCTGAAGCTGGCCTCGGCCGGCCTGCCCAAGGGCTCGACCGTCGGCTTCGAGCTGATGGACAACGCCCGCTTCGGGATCACCCAGTTCCAGGAGCGGCTGACCTTCCAGCGCGGCCTGGAAGGCGAGCTGACGCGCTCGATCAGCGCGCTGTCGGCGGTGCAGAGCGCCCGCGTGCACCTGGCGCTGCCGAACCAGAACGGCTTCTTCCGCGAGCAGCAGAAACCCTCCGCCTCGGTGCTGGTCACCCTCTACCCGGGGCGCACGCTCGACCGCGCGCAGATCGCCGGCATCGTGCACCTGGTTTCTTCCAGCGTGCCGGACCTCTCGCCCAAGGCCGTCAGCATCGTCGACCAGACCGGCGCGCTGCTGACCGAGAACCCCGAGGCCCGCCACGGCCTGGGCCTGGATGCGCAGCAGCTGCAGTACGTCGCGCAGATCGAGGCGTCCTACACCCGGCGCATCATCGACCTGCTCGAGCCGGTGCTCGGCCGCGACAACCTGCGCGCGCAGGTCACCGCCGAGGTGGACTTCTCGCAGAGCGAATCGACCTCCGAGCAGTTCCGCCCCAACCAGGGCGGCGAGCCGGCCGCGGTGCGCAGCCAGCAGACCCTGGAATCGACCCAGCCCAACGGCACCACCGCCACCGGCATCCCGGGTGCGGTGAGCAACCAGCCGCCGGTGCCCGCCTCCGCCCCGATCAACGGCCCGGCGCAGGCCCTGCAGCCGGCCGGGGGCAGCGCGGCCGCCACGGTCAACGTGCGCCGCGAGGCGGTCACCAACTACGAGGTCGACAAGACGGTGCGCGTGACGCGCAACGCCAGCGGCACGATCAAGCGCGTCAACGCGGCCGTGGTCGTCAACCACCGCACCACCACCGGCCCGAACGGCAAGACCGTCACCGCCCCGCCGTCGCAGGAGGAACTGGACAAGCTCACCGCGCTGGTGCAGGAGACCATCGGCTACAACCCGGAGCGCGGCGACTCGGTCAAGGTGATCGCCGCCCCGTTCCACCCCGAGCGCAACGACGAGCCGAGCGACCTGCCGCTGTGGCAGCAGCCCCAGGCGCTGGACCTGCTGCGCGTGGCGGCCATGCCGGCGGCACTGGCCCTGCTGGCGCTGCTGATCATCTTCGGCGTCGTGCGCCCGGCCCTGAAGGCCGCCGCGCCGCAGCCCGAGCCCGTGCCCGCGCTGGACGCCAAGGTCGACGACCCCGAGGTGCTGCCGCCGCTGCCCGACCAGGCCGGCGGCACCAGCAGCGTGCCGATGCTGGCCGCCCCGGTGGCCAGCGACAAGCTGGAAGCCGCGCGCATGCTCGCGCGCGAGAACCCAGGCGCGGTCGCGAACATCGTGCGCACCTGGGTCAACAAGGACGCCGCGGCCTGAGAACCCCAGATGAATCCTTCCCGGACCCGCCATGGATGAACAAGGACTGCAGGACTCGGCCATCTTGCTGATGTCGCTCGGCGAAGAGGACGCGGCCGAGGTGTTCAAGCACCTCTCGCCCAAGGAGGTGCAGCGCCTGGGCGAGACGATGGCCAGGATGAAGGTCATCCCGCGCGACCGCGTCGAGGCCGTGCTGGAGCGCTTCGCCGCCGACGCGTCCGAGCAGAGCATGCTGGTCAACGACAGCGACGAATACGTCAAGACCGTGCTGCGCCGCGCGCTCGGCGAGGACAAGGCCAACCTGCTGATCGACCGCATCCTGCAGGGCAGCGACGTCACCGGCATCGAGAGCCTGAAGTGGATGGACCCGACCTCGGTGGCCGAGCTGCTGCGCAACGAGCACCCGCAGATCGTCGCCGCCATCCTGGTGCACCTGGACTTCGAGCAGAGCTCGCAGGTGCTCAAGTGCTTCACCGAGCGCCAGCGCAACGAGGTGATGATCCGCATCGCCACGCTGGACGGCATCCAGCCGGCCGCCCTCAAGGACCTCAACGAGGTGCTGTCGAAGGTGCTGGCCGGTGGCGACCGGCTGCGCAAGGCCTCGCTGGGCGGCGCCAAGACCGCCGCCGAGATCATCAACATGATGGGGTCCTCGGTCGAGAGCTCGGTGCTGGACTACATCCGCCAGAGCGACCCGGAGCTGGCGCAGAAGATCATGGACAACATGTTCACCTTCGACGACCTGTTGAAGATGGACGACCGCGGCTTCCAGCTGCTGCTGCGGGAAGTGCAGACCGAATCGCTGGTCATCGCGCTCAAGGGCGCCAGCCCCGAGCTGCGCGAGCGCGTGTTCGGCAACATGTCCACGCGTGCCGCCGAGGCGCTGCGCGAGGACCTGGAATCGCGCGGCCCGGTGCGCCTGTCCGAGGTGGAAGCCGAGCAGAAGGAACTGCTGAAGATCGTCCGCCGCCTGGCGGAAGAAGGCCAGATCGTCCTGGGCATGGGTGGCGATGACAGCTTCGTCTAACAAGCCGGGCCAGCGCCCGCTCTACAGCCGCTTCATCCCGCGCGAGGAGCTGCACTCGTTTTCGGCCTGGAGCCTGGGTTCGCTGGCCGAAGGCGAAGGCGGCCCGGTGCCGCCCGAGCCGCCCGCCGCACCGGCCGCGGCGCCCGCGCCGGAACCCGAGCCTGAACCGGCCCTCAGCGAGGCCCACCAGGCCGCGCTGCACGAGGCCCGCCAGGCCGGCTACAAGGACGGCTACCGCGACGGCCTGGTCGCGCTGGAGAACTTCAAGCAAAGCTACGCGGCGCAGATCACCGCGCAGGTGGGCCAGATCGCGCAGGCCTTCCAGGCCCAGCTCGAGCTGCTGGAACAGCAGCTGGCCGGCGCGCTGGCCGCGGTGGCCTGCGACATCGCCCGCCAGGTGGTGCGCACCGAGCTGCAGACCCGCCCGGCACTGGTCGAGGCGGTGGCGCAGGAAGCCCTGTCCACGCTGCTGCACTCGGCGCGCCACGTGCAGGTGCGCGTGCACCCCGAGGACCATGCGCTGCTCGTCGAGCGCGGGCAGCTGGACCTCGAATCGCGCAACGCCCGGCTGGTCGCGGATGCGTCCGTCACGCGCGGCGGCTGCATCGTCGAGTCCGACATCGGCACGGTCGACGCCGCGATCGAGACCCGCTGGCGCCAGGCCCTGGCCGCGCTCGGCCAGTCCGGGGACTGGAGCGACGCCGCGCCCGACGCGGGAGACCCGGCATGAACGGCCAGCTGCGCTCGCCCGCCGACAAGCTGCGCGACTGGCAGCAGTACATGCGCGACCTGCGCGCCTTCGCCTCGGCACCGATGCCGCTGGAAATGCAGGGCACGCTGGTCAAGGTGGCCGGCCTGGTGCTCGAGGCCGCCGGCATCCGCGTGCCGGTCGGCTCGGTCTGCGAGGTGCGCATGGACGGTCAGCCCCCGGTGCAGGCCGAGGTGGTCGGCTTCGCCGGCGACCGCGCCTACCTGATGCCCACCGGCGAGGTGCACGGCCTGGCCAGCGGGGCCCGCGTGGTGCCGCTGGCCAGCCCGATCACCCCGCCGCGGCTCGGCCAGCCCGCCCATCCCTGGCGGCGCAGCGAGGACCGCAGCCTGCACCTGCCGATGGGCGACGGGCTGCTCGGCCGCGTGGTCGACTCGCACGGCCGCCCGATGGACCGCAAGGGCCCGCTGGAGAACGTGCGCAACGAGCCGCTGGTGCGCCGCCCGATCAACGCGATGGACCGCGACCCGGTGCGCGTGCCGCTGGACACCGGCGTGCGCGCGATCAATGCGATGCTCACCGTCGGCCGGGGCCAGCGCATCGGCCTGTTCGCCGGCTCCGGCGTCGGCAAGTCGGTGCTGCTGGGCATGATGGCGCGCTACACCGCCGCCGACGTGATCGTGGTCGGCCTGATCGGCGAGCGCGGCCGCGAGGTCAAGGAGTTCATCGAGGACATCCTCGGCGAGGAGGGCCTGGCGCGCTCGGTGGTGATCGCCGCCCCGGCGGACGCCCCGCCG is a window from the Caldimonas thermodepolymerans genome containing:
- the fliD gene encoding flagellar filament capping protein FliD, which encodes MAISSPGLGSGLDVTSIVEQLVALERQPIVQLKSQASKLSTQLSSFGLLQSYTSNLRDAAAQLTNLSLWRGTTTTSSDAAVGVTSSTSATAGSYSIQVQQLAQAQSLASQAYADTSSVIGTGTLRFTKGDGSFIEVQIDGAGTLADIRDKVNAAHAGVSASIVRDAAGARLVFTATETGVANAVTIEATGDPGLQALAYDPQVPGGMTQTQAPLNALATINGLAIESASNQLSNVVEGLTLTLTQVTSSPVQVKVALDTESIRKAIDGFVRAYNDINSYIAAQTKYDEGSKTAGTLQGDRATLTLQNQLRTLLRQDSGASAMFPNLSSLGLEVQRDGSLSVNSSKLSKALENIDELARAFANLDEQAPENNGFAQRFRSLAAALTSSEGLISTRTEGLKESIKRNEDQQNRLEDRVALVQQRLLRQYTALDASLSSLNSLANYVSQQVTAWSKTNSK
- a CDS encoding flagellin, which produces MPQIINTNIVSLNAQRNLNSSQTALSTAMQRLSSGLRVNSAKDDAAGLAIAERMNAQIRGMNVAIRNANDGISLAQTAEGALGKIGDMLQRMRELAVQSRNATNSDGDRANLQKEFRELQDEIKRTIESSKFNGKSLFDENGDSFEATMVYQVGANTDASDHIVLTGQNLNGIATTVTGTGAFAATDPATILATAFTADLDGASSGIAIGGWTDTAAVSGAVVGEEIDNAIKVIDKALDVVNDQRAKYGAIQNRFENVIANLQVAAENQSAARSRIMDADFAAETAALSRAQILQQAGNAMVAQANQLPQQVLALLQR
- a CDS encoding flagellin, with protein sequence MALSVNTNIISMNSQRSLSGTQNSLATAMQRLSSGLRVNSAKDDAAGLAIAERMNAQVRGMNVAIRNANDGISLAQTAEGALGKIGDMLQRMRELAVQSRNATNSDDDRANLQKEFGELQAEIQRTIESSKFNGKSLFDSSDSTFEATMAFQVGANTNDYDKIEVTAQNLKGTATTASAAAASTDAAEILATAFTTNATGTGATGIAIGGWSNTATTAGDEIDNAIDVIDKALDVVNEQRAKYGAVQNRFDAVIATLQVSVENAAASKSRIMDADFAAETANLSRAQILQQAGTAMVSQANQLPQQVLALLR
- a CDS encoding tetratricopeptide repeat protein; translation: MRNTAHLPSSAPRKGLAPYQHRGHEFLRQKQWSQAERELANAVRYGSREALDWIGLSIARWKLDDLDGSVAAGRKALELQPGNTTACMVLTQALIAQQRFAEAAQVFEALPAGAPRDHDFHLNYGICLLRTQRPQEAIGEFLQALQYRMDAAPTHTQLGLAFRELKLYEEAVECFRTAAALDPHHVAARAFVAHLDQFACRWTSFTANREEYLRALHEAARRCTGQGAESTPFALVAMPHTREDFLVAARLESRRLARGVKPLPARPLTAADARRRLRIGYLSCDFHQHATALLITEMFERHDRDRFEVFLYSHGVDDGSPVRERLRRAAEHFVDVAPLSPAAIARRVHDDGIDILVDLKGHTTDNRFTTLAYRPTPVQASFLGFPGTTGADYVDYFIGDRHVTPLAHADGYSEKIAQMPHCYQPNDRQRPKPVPSTRAQWGLPEQAFLFACFNQSYKIIPETFEAWMDILRDVPGSCLWLLDGGPQACTNLRAQAEARGVDPQRLIFGAPVTPAHHLSRLVHADLMLDTWPCNAHTTASDAVWAGLPIVTLPGETFASRVAASLLYTLDLPELVCADVEAYKRTAVALARDPARLAQLRSRLAHGRDHGPLFDSTRFARDIEALYARMWERRLAGLSPDHLPAA
- the fliE gene encoding flagellar hook-basal body complex protein FliE codes for the protein MDVRLKPFNFEQALARSGVVLPAQQRPAARVETSGTQVGFSQALTQALKSVSQAQHKATELQREVQLDNPSVSLEETMIAMQKAQIGFQATLHVRNRLVQAYSDIMNMQV
- the fliF gene encoding flagellar basal-body MS-ring/collar protein FliF, which encodes MDNAVALQPQHLPAASDGPDAVQPGLLGRLNALPASRKLSLGAGLAALLAIVVAMLLWSARPEYKVLYANLSDKDGGAIIAQLSQMNVPYRHADGGSAILVPADKVHDVRLKLASAGLPKGSTVGFELMDNARFGITQFQERLTFQRGLEGELTRSISALSAVQSARVHLALPNQNGFFREQQKPSASVLVTLYPGRTLDRAQIAGIVHLVSSSVPDLSPKAVSIVDQTGALLTENPEARHGLGLDAQQLQYVAQIEASYTRRIIDLLEPVLGRDNLRAQVTAEVDFSQSESTSEQFRPNQGGEPAAVRSQQTLESTQPNGTTATGIPGAVSNQPPVPASAPINGPAQALQPAGGSAAATVNVRREAVTNYEVDKTVRVTRNASGTIKRVNAAVVVNHRTTTGPNGKTVTAPPSQEELDKLTALVQETIGYNPERGDSVKVIAAPFHPERNDEPSDLPLWQQPQALDLLRVAAMPAALALLALLIIFGVVRPALKAAAPQPEPVPALDAKVDDPEVLPPLPDQAGGTSSVPMLAAPVASDKLEAARMLARENPGAVANIVRTWVNKDAAA
- the fliG gene encoding flagellar motor switch protein FliG, producing MDEQGLQDSAILLMSLGEEDAAEVFKHLSPKEVQRLGETMARMKVIPRDRVEAVLERFAADASEQSMLVNDSDEYVKTVLRRALGEDKANLLIDRILQGSDVTGIESLKWMDPTSVAELLRNEHPQIVAAILVHLDFEQSSQVLKCFTERQRNEVMIRIATLDGIQPAALKDLNEVLSKVLAGGDRLRKASLGGAKTAAEIINMMGSSVESSVLDYIRQSDPELAQKIMDNMFTFDDLLKMDDRGFQLLLREVQTESLVIALKGASPELRERVFGNMSTRAAEALREDLESRGPVRLSEVEAEQKELLKIVRRLAEEGQIVLGMGGDDSFV
- a CDS encoding flagellar assembly protein FliH, giving the protein MTASSNKPGQRPLYSRFIPREELHSFSAWSLGSLAEGEGGPVPPEPPAAPAAAPAPEPEPEPALSEAHQAALHEARQAGYKDGYRDGLVALENFKQSYAAQITAQVGQIAQAFQAQLELLEQQLAGALAAVACDIARQVVRTELQTRPALVEAVAQEALSTLLHSARHVQVRVHPEDHALLVERGQLDLESRNARLVADASVTRGGCIVESDIGTVDAAIETRWRQALAALGQSGDWSDAAPDAGDPA
- the fliI gene encoding flagellar protein export ATPase FliI — its product is MNGQLRSPADKLRDWQQYMRDLRAFASAPMPLEMQGTLVKVAGLVLEAAGIRVPVGSVCEVRMDGQPPVQAEVVGFAGDRAYLMPTGEVHGLASGARVVPLASPITPPRLGQPAHPWRRSEDRSLHLPMGDGLLGRVVDSHGRPMDRKGPLENVRNEPLVRRPINAMDRDPVRVPLDTGVRAINAMLTVGRGQRIGLFAGSGVGKSVLLGMMARYTAADVIVVGLIGERGREVKEFIEDILGEEGLARSVVIAAPADAPPLTRMQGASYATAVAEHFRDRGAHVLLLMDSLTRYAMAQREIALAIGEPPATKGYPPSCFAKLPQLVERSGNGLNGVGSITAFYTVLSEGDDQQDPIADAARAILDGHIVLTRELAESGHYPAIDVEKSASRVMHNVASPQHLEAARRFRQMYARYNRSRDLLQIGAYAPGQDPELDAAVRAFPAMRALLQQDMHERATLEDSVAQMQATVFATHGDPAAAAR